Genomic DNA from Acetilactobacillus jinshanensis:
TCGTCGTCAAATCATCAACGTTGTAGTAACGCATGTGTTCAACGATTCCAAAACGATCACGCAAGGGTGCCGATAAAAGACCTGCTCGAGTCGTCGCACCAATCAAGGTGAACGGTGGCAACGGGAAATGAACTGGGTGGGCTGTCGGGCCCTGACCAACTACAATGTCAACGTAGAAGTCTTCCATTGCTGAATACAGCATTTCTTCCACGACTTTAGGTAACCGGTGAATTTCATCAATAAATAAAATGTCACCAGGTTTTAGTTCGTTTAAAAGTGCTACTAAGTCACCGGGCTTTTCAATGGCCGGGCCACTAGTCGTTTTAATGTCAACTTGCATCTCATGAGCGATCACCATTGCTAAGGTCGTTTTCCCTAAACCTGGTGGCCCGTATAACAAGACGTGGTCTAGAGATTCATGACGTTGCTTGGCGGCTTTAATGTATACACGTAATTCATGTTTTAATTTTGTTTGCCCAATATATTGATCTAGAAACTGCGGACGAAGTGTCTGTTCTTCGTCAGCTTCTGCTTGATTTTCTTTTTGACCAGAAACTAAACGTTTTTTTGTCAAAACGTTAGCCTCCCTTCATTTAATTAAGATAATCGATTTAATAATTTTAGACCTGCACTGATATATTGATTGGTCGTTAATTTAGAATTCTTAGCTAACGGGCCTTCAACACTCTTAACATCCCGATTACTGTAACCTAAAGCCTGCAATGCTTCCAAAGCTTCTTGAAGATGCGGCGTTACTTTAGGGTTAACAACAGGTTGACTATTGCTAGCACCAGATACCAATAAATCATCCAACTTACCCTGTAGGTCCAAGATAATCTGTTTAGCGGTCTTCTTGCCAACCCCGGGAAATTTAGTTAGATACGTTACGTTTTCTTCGTTAATGGCATTCAATAGGGCTTGCTGATCATTACCCGAAAGAATGGCAATCGCATTTTTAGGCCCAATCCCGGAAACGTTAATTAACCGTTCAAAAATAGATTTGTCAATCTGGGATTTAAAGCCGTATAAAACATCAGCAACGTCACTGACGGCCTGATGAATATAAACTTTAATCTTATGGTCACTATCAATTTTAAATAAACTAGCGTTCGGGACGTAAACCTTATAGCCAATCCCGTTAACTTCTAGCACTATATAAGTCTTTTTAATGTCGGTTACATAACCGATAAAATATTCAAACATTAACTCGCGCTTTCGTTACTTTTTCCACTGATATTGCTTCCAGAGTCCGGAATGATGCGGATCCTGCACCCGTTTAAACATCTTTTGCATATCATAATTCGAGAAATGAACTAACGTCGGTCGACCGTGCGGACAGTTAAACGGATCTTCAGCTTGGCTAAGGTGATTAAGTAAACTGATGGCCTGATCCCGGTTCAAATAATGATTAGCCTTGATTGCCCGTTTACAGCTCATCATGATTGCGGTCTTAGCTCGAAACTTCGCAATTGAAATTTTACCATTTTTAAGGACCCAATCAATCATTTCCTCAATTGTTGATCGTTCCTGTCCAGGTCGGAACCAGGTGGGGTGCTGATGAACGATGAAGCTGTCCGCACCAAACGGTTCTAATTTAATCCCAACGCTCTGCAAGACGTCAAGATGCTGCTTAATTTTTAACACGTCAGAATTAGAATAGCTCAAAACGATTGGAACTAACAAATCCTGTTCATCATTTGAAACTTGACCAATCTTTTGCCGGAAATATTCATAGTTAACCCGTTCCTGAGCGGCATGCTGATCAACAATGTATAAGCCATCACTGGCTTCGCACAGTAAATATGAACCGTGCATCTGGCCAATGTACCTCAATTTCG
This window encodes:
- the ruvA gene encoding Holliday junction branch migration protein RuvA, which gives rise to MFEYFIGYVTDIKKTYIVLEVNGIGYKVYVPNASLFKIDSDHKIKVYIHQAVSDVADVLYGFKSQIDKSIFERLINVSGIGPKNAIAILSGNDQQALLNAINEENVTYLTKFPGVGKKTAKQIILDLQGKLDDLLVSGASNSQPVVNPKVTPHLQEALEALQALGYSNRDVKSVEGPLAKNSKLTTNQYISAGLKLLNRLS
- the ruvB gene encoding Holliday junction branch migration DNA helicase RuvB — protein: MTKKRLVSGQKENQAEADEEQTLRPQFLDQYIGQTKLKHELRVYIKAAKQRHESLDHVLLYGPPGLGKTTLAMVIAHEMQVDIKTTSGPAIEKPGDLVALLNELKPGDILFIDEIHRLPKVVEEMLYSAMEDFYVDIVVGQGPTAHPVHFPLPPFTLIGATTRAGLLSAPLRDRFGIVEHMRYYNVDDLTTIVKRSANIFHSSIKDEGAVEIARRSRGTPRIANRLLRRVRDFAQVSHHSAIDVPVVNYTLKLLGIDEEGLDRTDIKLLKTMIKYYNGGPVGLNTIAANIGEETDTISEMYEPYLLQKGFLKRTPRGREVTKKAYQHLGIKSKLD